The Leptospira paudalimensis region AAAACAGGGTATCGAAGCCGCTGTCGCATCCGTAAAAACGGATACCATTCGCGCTAGGATGATCCCTGGTTCCTACGATGCGGATCTGGAAAAAGCAGTCGCAGAGTCAGATTGGGTATTCGAACTCGTGGCGGAAAGTTACGAAGTCAAAGAACCGATCAACACTCGTATCGCAAAAGCGCGCCGTCCGGGAACTATCGTTTCCACTGTGTCTTCTGGTCTTTCTATCGGTCGTTTGGCAAAAGCGTACGATGAAGATGGTCAAAAACACTACTACGGAACGCATTTTTTTAACCCTCCTTATAAAATGATCCTTTGTGAACTCGTCACTCACTCTGGAAATGACAAAAAAGTCACACAAGCGTTAGGTGAATACTTAGATAAAGTTTTAGGCCGTGCGGTTGTTTATACAAACGACACTCCTGCATTTGCTGGAAACCGAATCGGATTTCAGTTGATGAACGAAGTGGCTCACTTTGCTGAAAAGTATGCTGACAAAGGTGGAATCGCACTTATGGACGAAATCATGTCTGGTTACACTGGACGTGCGATGGGCCCACTTGCCACTGCTGACTTCGTAGGACTAGACGTTCACAAAGCCATTGTAGACAACATCTACGACAATACAAAAGACGAAGCACACGAAACATTCAAACTTCCTGGTTACTTCCAAAAGTTAATCGATGCTGGTAAACTTGGTATGAAATCTGGTGGTGGTCTCACAAAAGTTGTGAAACACGCTGACGGTAAACGTGAGAAGTTTGTTTACAATATCAAAACCGGTGAGTACGATCCGTACCCAAAATTTGATATTCCTTTTATCAAAGAAGCTCGCCAAAAAATCAAAGACTCCGATTACAAAGGTGCGATGGATGTAGTTAAAAAAGCTAGTGGTTTCGAAGCAGAAATCGCACGTTACTTCATTTCACGTTATATCAGTTATTCGCTCTCTCTCGTTGGAGAAGTCGTTGATACAAAAGAAAACACTGATGGAGCAATGGGTTTTGGTTTTAACTGGGTTCCTGCGTCTGCATTTGTTGATTTCCTTGGTGGACCAAAAGAAACAATCAAGATGATGGAAGCGTCTAAAATACCAGTTCCAAAACTTTTAAAAGATGCGAAAGAAGGCAAAAAGTTCTACGAACTTGGCGAGAAACTAGACGCAAGGTCTCTTTTCAAAGGTTAATTAGGAGTATCATATGAGTGAAAAAGTATTTGTACTAGGCGGGGAACAAACCGACTTCCAAAGAAACTGGACAAAAGAAGGAAAAACCTTCATGTCCATGATGCGTGAAGTATTAGATGATGCTCTTGAAAAAGTTGGCATTAGTTATGATGAAATCAAACGATTGAACAAAGAAAATCGTGTGGCTGTTTTTGTTGGAAACTTTGACGCAGAACAGTATGCCAACCAAGGCCACTTGGGTGCTTTTTTAACAGAAGTGAACCCTGCACTTTTCGGAGTTCCTGGTGCTCGTTATGAAGCAGCTTGTGCTTCTGGATCAGTTGCTCTTGATGCAGCGATCACACACATCCGTGCAGAAGACTACGATCTAGCGATTGTTCTTGGTGTGGAAGTGATGAAAACTGTTTCTTCTTCAGTAGGTGGCGACTTTC contains the following coding sequences:
- a CDS encoding 3-hydroxyacyl-CoA dehydrogenase NAD-binding domain-containing protein, with amino-acid sequence MREIKTVTILGANGAMGSGSAGVIAAFGGAKVHMLARDVEKAKQGIEAAVASVKTDTIRARMIPGSYDADLEKAVAESDWVFELVAESYEVKEPINTRIAKARRPGTIVSTVSSGLSIGRLAKAYDEDGQKHYYGTHFFNPPYKMILCELVTHSGNDKKVTQALGEYLDKVLGRAVVYTNDTPAFAGNRIGFQLMNEVAHFAEKYADKGGIALMDEIMSGYTGRAMGPLATADFVGLDVHKAIVDNIYDNTKDEAHETFKLPGYFQKLIDAGKLGMKSGGGLTKVVKHADGKREKFVYNIKTGEYDPYPKFDIPFIKEARQKIKDSDYKGAMDVVKKASGFEAEIARYFISRYISYSLSLVGEVVDTKENTDGAMGFGFNWVPASAFVDFLGGPKETIKMMEASKIPVPKLLKDAKEGKKFYELGEKLDARSLFKG